One genomic segment of Scomber japonicus isolate fScoJap1 chromosome 23, fScoJap1.pri, whole genome shotgun sequence includes these proteins:
- the fbxl14b gene encoding F-box/LRR-repeat protein 14b: METHISCLFPEILAMIFSYLDVRDKGRVAQVCIAWRDASYHKSVWRGVEAKLHLRRANPSLFPSLQARGIRRVQILSLRRSLSYVIQGMPNIESLNLSGCYNLTDNGLGHAFVQEIPSLRVLNLSLCKQITDSSLGRIAQYLKNLEVLELGGCSNITNTGLLLIAWGLHRLKSLNLRSCRHVSDVGIGHLAGMTRSAAEGCLNLEYLTLQDCQKLTDLSLKHISKGLTKLRVLNLSFCGGISDAGMIHLSHMASLWSLNLRSCDNISDTGTMHLAMGTLRLSGLDVSFCDKIGDQTLAYIAQGLYQLKSLSLCSCHISDDGINRMVRQMHELRTLNIGQCVRITDKGLELIADHLTQLAGIDLYGCTKITKRGLERITQLPCLKVLNLGLWQMTESEKVR, translated from the coding sequence ATGGAGACGCACATTTCGTGCCTCTTCCCGGAAATTTTGGCCATGATTTTCAGTTATCTGGACGTGAGGGACAAAGGCAGGGTAGCCCAAGTGTGTATCGCTTGGAGGGACGCATCCTACCACAAGTCAGtgtggaggggggtggaggCCAAGCTGCACCTCCGCCGGGCCAATCCCTCCCTGTTCCCCAGCCTCCAGGCCAGGGGCATCCGGAGGGTCCAGATCCTCTCCCTGCGCCGCAGCCTGAGCTATGTGATCCAGGGAATGCCTAACATCGAGTCTCTCAACCTGTCGGGCTGCTACAACCTCACAGATAACGGGCTGGGCCATGCATTTGTGCAGGAGATCCCATCACTGAGGGTTTTGAACCTGAGTCTGTGCAAGCAGATTACAGACTCCAGTCTTGGCAGGATAGCCCAGTATCTGAAGAACCTGGAGGTGCTGGAGCTTGGTGGCTGCAGCAACATCACCAACACTGGGTTACTGTTGATAGCCTGGGGCCTCCACCGGCTCAAGAGCCTCAATTTGAGGTCCTGCAGGCATGTGTCAGATGTGGGGATTGGACATTTGGCGGGCATGACCCGCAGCGCGGCAGAGGGCTGCTTGAACCTGGAGTATCTGACTCTCCAGGACTGTCAGAAACTGACAGACCTGTcactcaaacacatttccaAGGGGCTGACCAAGCTCCGGGTACTGAACCTGAGCTTCTGTGGGGGGATCTCAGACGCGGGGATGATCCACCTTTCACACATGGCCTCCCTGTGGAGCCTTAACCTGCGCTCCTGTGACAACATCAGTGACACAGGGACCATGCACCTTGCCATGGGCACCCTAAGGCTCTCTGGGCTTGACGTTTCCTTCTGCGACAAGATAGGGGACCAGACCCTGGCTTACATTGCCCAGGGGCTGTACCAGCTCAAGTCCCTGTCCCTTTGCTCGTGCCACATTTCTGACGATGGGATAAACCGGATGGTGAGGCAGATGCATGAGCTGAGGACTCTGAACATTGGACAGTGTGTACGTATTACGGACAAAGGGCTGGAGCTCATAGCTGACCACCTGACCCAGCTGGCGGGCATTGACCTGTATGGATGTACCAAGATCACCAAGAGGGGACTGGAGAGGATCACACAGCTCCCCTGCCTTAAAGTGTTGAACCTGGGACTCTGGCAGAtgacagagagtgagaaagtGAGGTga